One window from the genome of Magnolia sinica isolate HGM2019 chromosome 4, MsV1, whole genome shotgun sequence encodes:
- the LOC131242040 gene encoding methyltransferase FGSG_00040: MEGINEEMQHLRFKASELLLREEWNDSINAYSQFISLCHQHLSDSDTLKGESGAADQTSKLTKSLCLAFSNRAEAQYRLRDFSGALVDCDRALEIDSTHCKSLICKGRILLDLDRYSKSLDCFRRALELQISGGCENLHGFLDRCKKLEFQSRTGAFDLSDWVLNGFHGKSPELAEYVGPVQIKRSENCGRGLFATKDLEAGTLLIMTKPVAIGRAILPEPGDDSGDCARMVMWKDFVNKILDAAKRCRKTLQLIYALSTGEDEEGLEVPDLNLFRPETEESCFSEEKPDMGRILKILDVNSLTEDGTCAKTLGKKSGFYGVGLWILASFVNHSCNPNARRLHIGDHMAIHASRDVKAGEEITFAYFDVLEPLKKRRELSKTWGFYCKCKRCRFEKEISYSEELREIEMGLENESEMGEIVVRLEERMRRWMVKGKEKGFLRASFWEAFSGVLKSERLMRRWGRRVPAAEMVAESVAEAVGGDERVVKVVVDTWKKGGVVVDMERAMRLGRGVYGKMMRKKAIRALLELGICEQSY; the protein is encoded by the coding sequence ATGGAAGGGATTAATGAAGAGATGCAGCATCTCAGATTCAAAGCTTCGGAGCTCCTCCTCAGAGAGGAGTGGAACGATTCCATCAATGCCTACTCTCAGTTTATCTCTCTCTGCCACCAACACCTCTCGGACTCAGACACCCTTAAAGGAGAATCTGGTGCTGCTGATCAGACATCCAAGCTCACGAAGTCTCTCTGCTTAGCCTTCTCCAACCGCGCAGAGGCCCAATACCGTCTGAGAGATTTCTCTGGAGCGCTGGTGGATTGCGATCGAGCATTGGAAATAGACAGTACCCATTGCAAGTCTCTCATTTGCAAAGGCAGGATATTGCTCGATCTGGATCGGTATTCCAAATCCTTGGATTGCTTCAGACGGGCCCTCGAGCTTCAAATCAGCGGGGGCTGCGAAAACCTTCATGGGTTCTTAGATCGATGCAAGAAACTTGAATTCCAATCGAGGACGGGGGCTTTCGATCTTTCGGATTGGGTCTTGAATGGGTTTCACGGGAAATCTCCAGAACTCGCAGAATATGTGGGCCCAGTCCAGATCAAGAGATCGGAGAATTGTGGCCGCGGACTTTTTGCAACGAAGGATTTGGAAGCTGGAACTCTGTTAATCATGACAAAGCCGGTTGCGATTGGAAGAGCGATACTACCAGAACCTGGTGATGATTCGGGGGATTGTGCTCGGATGGTAATGTGGAAGGACTTCGTCAATAAAATCCTTGATGCTGCCAAGAGGTGCAGGAAAACCCTTCAATTGATTTATGCGTTGTCGACAGGAGAAGATGAAGAGGGCCTTGAAGTTCCTGATTTGAATCTCTTTAGGCCTGAGACAGAGGAGAGCTGCTTTAGTGAGGAGAAGCCTGACATGGGTAGGATCTTAAAGATCCTGGATGTGAATTCCCTAACCGAAGATGGAACTTGTGCGAAAACTCTAGGGAAGAAGAGTGGCTTCTATGGCGTGGGGCTTTGGATCTTGGCTTCCTTCGTTAATCACTCCTGCAATCCTAATGCAAGGCGTTTGCACATCGGAGATCACATGGCAATTCATGCATCTAGAGATGTGAAGGCTGGGGAGGAAATCACATTCGCCTATTTCGACGTGCTTGAACCGTTGAAGAAACGAAGGGAGTTGTCCAAGACATGGGGGTTCTATTGTAAGTGCAAGAGGTGTAGGTTTGAGAAGGAGATTAGTTACAGTGAGGAATTAAGGGAGATTGAGATGGGGCTTGAAAATGAATCAGAAATGGGGGAAATCGTTGTCAGACTAGAGGAGAGAATGAGGAGATGGATGGTGAAGGGGAAAGAGAAGGGGTTCTTGAGGGCGTCGTTTTGGGAAGCATTTTCTGGTGTATTAAAGTCAGAGAGATTGATGAGGAGGTGGGGCAGAAGGGTTCCAGCTGCGGAAATGGTAGCAGAGAGCGTGGCAGAGGCAGTGGGTGGCGAtgagagggtggtgaaggtggtCGTTGACACGTGGAAGAAAGGTGGGGTTGTGGTGGACATGGAGAGAGCAATGAGGTTGGGGAGAGGTGTGTATGGTAAAATGATGAGAAAAAAGGCCATAAGAGCTCTGCTGGAGCTCGGCATTTGTGAGCAAAGCTATTAG
- the LOC131242041 gene encoding pentatricopeptide repeat-containing protein At5g15300, which translates to MIRKSQKRRQGLSSTLTCLFLPWHRCSTIRSLKQIHAFMVVSGFNAHLPSLRELIFSSAISVSGAIDYAHQLFDQIFEPDIFIWNTIMRGSAQSSYPSKAISLYMRMDRSGLRPDNFTFPFLLKACTKLSCISTGNQIHSKIVKFGFEADTFVRNSLINLHANCGDLDVARRLFEASGKRDPAAWSSLTAGYARRGELGTARRLFDEMPVKDLVSWNVMISVYAKNGQMESARKLFDLVPDKDIVSWNAMIAGYVLCGSHEQALEMFEDMRRAGEQPDEVTLLSLLSTCADSGALDIGRKIHHSILERGWRDMSIVLGNALIDMYAKCGSIGGAVEVFRGMRDKDVSTWNSVIGGLAFHGHLKESIHLFKEMRREKVRPNEITFVGVLVACSHGGMVDEGHRYFHLMTCEYGIEPNIKHYGCMVDILGRAGLLNEAFEFVEAMRIEPNAIIWRTLLGACRVHGNVELGEIANKRLLEMRPDQSGDYVLLSNIYASMGEWGGVEKVRKLMDDRGVRKEAGCSVIEEDNKELMHFLLDSKPNTNAGINIVIS; encoded by the coding sequence atgatcCGAAAATCCCAAAAAAGGCGGCAGGGCCTATCATCCACCTTGACATGTCTCTTTCTGCCATGGCACCGCTGCTCCACCATCAGATCCCTAAAGCAAATCCACGCCTTCATGGTCGTCTCCGGTTTCAACGCCCACCTTCCCTCCCTTCGAGAGCTCATTTTCTCTTCTGCCATTTCCGTCTCTGGGGCCATCGACTACGCCCACCAGCTGTTCGACCAAATTTTCGAACCTGATATCTTTATCTGGAATACCATCATGAGGGGCTCCGCTCAGAGCTCCTACCCTTCCAAAGCCATTTCTCTCTATATGCGGATGGATCGAAGCGGCCTTAGGCCTGACAACTTCaccttcccttttcttctcaagGCCTGCACCAAGCTCTCTTGCATCTCCACGGGAAACCAAATTCATAGCAAGATAGTCAAGTTCGGGTTTGAGGCTGACACGTTCGTGAGGAATAGCCTCATTAATTTGCACGCAAATTGTGGAGATTTGGATGTTGCCCGCCGGCTTTTTGAAGCATCGGGGAAGAGGGACCCGGCTGCTTGGTCCTCTCTGACTGCTGGTTATGCCAGGAGAGGTGAATTGGGGACTGCACGCCGActctttgatgaaatgcctgttAAAGATCTGGTTTCTTGGAATGTTATGATCAGTGTATATGCTAAGAATGGGCAGATGGAGAGCGCGCGAAAACTGTTTGATCTAGTTCCTGACAAGGACATAGTGTCTTGGAATGCAATGATCGCAGGTTACGTGCTGTGTGGTTCCCACGAGCAGGCATTAGAGATGTTTGAGGACATGCGACGTGCAGGGGAACAGCCTGATGAGGTCACTTTGTTGAGCCTATTGTCTACATGTGCAGACTCTGGGGCTCTAGATATTGGACGGAAAATACATCACTCAATTTTGGAGAGGGGTTGGAGAGATATGAGCATTGTTCTTGGAAATGCACTTATTGACATGTATGCCAAGTGTGGGAGTATAGGGGGGGCGGTCGAGGTTTTCAGAGGGATGCGAGATAAAGATGTCTCAACCTGGAATTCGGTAATTGGAGGGTTGGCTTTCCATGGGCACCTAAAGGAATCAATCCATCTATTCAAGGAGatgaggagagagaaagtgagaccAAATGAGATCACCTTTGTTGGAGTTTTAGTAGCCTGTAGTCATGGAGGGATGGTTGATGAGGGCCATCGATATTTTCATCTTATGACATGCGAGTATGGCATCGAACCTAACATTAAGCATTATGGGTGCATGGTGGACATTCTTGGACGGGCAGGGCTACTAAATGAAGCATTTGAGTTTGTAGAGGCGATGAGGATCGAGCCCAATGCCATCATCTGGCGGACTCTGCTTGGGGCATGCAGGGTTCACGGCAATGTTGAGTTGGGCGAGATTGCAAACAAACGGCTTCTTGAGATGAGACCAGACCAAAGTGGTGACTATGTTTTGCTTTCTAACATATATGCATCTATGGGGGAGTGGGGTGGTGTGGAGAAGGTAAGGAAGTTGATGGATGACAGGGGAGTTAGGAAAGAGGCTGGTTGCAGTGTAATAGAGGAAGATAACAAAGAGCTCATGCATTTCTTGCTGGATTCAAAACCTAATACGAATGCAGGAATCAACATCGTTATTTCCTGA
- the LOC131242042 gene encoding 2-hydroxy-palmitic acid dioxygenase mpo1-like, translated as MGRGVLDLERHFAFYGAYHSNPINIIIHVLFVWPIFYTSLVLFHFTPSLIQLPPLPFLSPPLLLNFGFFFALLYASFYVLLDRRAGSLAALLCLFCWLSSSSLASRLGFSLAWKVVLAAQLFCWIGQFIGHGVFEKRAPALLDNLSQALLMAPFFVLLEVLQNFCGYEPYPGFRASVEAKIDAEIKEWQAKKQKKTS; from the exons ATGGGGAGGGGAGTGCTTGATCTGGAGAGGCATTTTGCCTTCTACGGGGCCTATCACAGCAACCCAATAAACATAATAATCCATGTGTTGTTCGTTTGGCCGATTTTCTACACGTCTCTTGTTCTCTTCCATTTCACACCCTCTCTAATCCAACTTCCTCCTCTCCCCTTCCTCTCCCCTCCTTTGCTTCTCAATTTCGGCTTCTTCTTCGCTTTGCTCTATGCCTCCTTCTATGTCTTATTGGATAGGAGAGCCGGTTCCTTGGCTGCCCTTCTCTGCCTCTTCTGTTGGCTCTCTAGCTCTTCTCTTGCTTCTCGCCTCGGCTTTTCTCTTGCCTGGAAG GTAGTGTTGGCAGCTCAGTTGTTCTGTTGGATTGGACAGTTCATAGGCCATGGTGTGTTTGAG AAGCGAGCTCCTGCTCTTCTGGACAATCTTTCTCAAGCCCTTTTGATGGCTCCTTTCTTCGTTTTACTTGAG GTTCTTCAAAATTTCTGTGGTTATGAACCATATCCTGGATTTCGTGCTAGTGTGGAAGCGAAGATAGATGCTGAAATCAAAGAATGGCAAGCTAAGAAGCAAAAGAAAACTTCTTAG